A part of Anser cygnoides isolate HZ-2024a breed goose chromosome 15, Taihu_goose_T2T_genome, whole genome shotgun sequence genomic DNA contains:
- the SSTR5 gene encoding somatostatin receptor type 5, translating into MDPLYFPNTFSMDASSSDVNSSLLTNVTENGTLSEQPPFKYIHKVLIPIFYILVCAVGLSGNTLVIYVVLRYAKMKTVTNIYILNLAIADVLFMLGLPFLATQNAISYWPFGSFLCRLVMTVDGINQFTSIFCLTVMSMDRYLAVVHPIKSTKWRRPRVAKLISMTVWTFSFLVVLPVFIFSDVQEDFHTCNMNWPEPVNIWSAAFIIYTSVLGFFGPLLVICLCYLLIVIKVKSSGIRVGSTRRRRSERKVTRMVVIIVVVFVFCWLPFYMMNIVNLIFILPEDPVLVGVYFFVVVLSYANSCANPILYGFLSDNFKQSFQKVLCLRKGNGVEDGDPIEHRQENSSRLQESMLTQRNIEFNGHMQTSKV; encoded by the coding sequence ATGGATCCTTTATACTTTCCCAACACATTTAGCATGGACGCTAGTTCCAGTGACGTGAATTCCTCACTGCTGACAAATGTGACAGAGAATGGGACACTCTCAGAGCAGCCTCCATTCAAATACATCCACAAAGTCCTGATTCCCATCTTTTACATCCTTGTATGCGCAGTTGGACTCAGTGGCAACACATTGGTCATTTACGTGGTTTTGCGTTATGCCAAGATGAAAACCGTCACCAACATTTACATCTTGAATTTGGCCATTGCTGACGTCCTCTTCATGCTGGGCCTGCCCTTCCTGGCCACACAGAACGCCATCTCCTACTGGCCCTTTGGCTCCTTCCTGTGCAGGCTGGTTATGACTGTAGATGGTATTAACCAGTTCActagtattttttgtttgactGTGATGAGCATGGACCGGTACCTGGCAGTAGTTCATCCCATTAAATCAACCAAGTGGAGACGTCCCAGGGTGGCCAAGCTCATCAGTATGACTGTCTGGACATTCTCGTTCCTGGTGGTGCTTCCAGTCTTCATCTTTTCAGATGTGCAGGAAGACTTCCACACCTGCAACATGAACTGGCCAGAGCCTGTCAACATCTGGTCAGCAGCATTCATCATTTACACGTCGGTCCTAGGGTTTTTTGGTCCTTTGTTGGTGATCTGTCTGTGCTACTTGCTGATTGTGATTAAAGTCAAATCTTCAGGGATCCGAGTTGGGTCTACAAGGCGCAGGAGATCAGAGAGGAAGGTGACCAGGATGGTGGTGATCATCGTGGTCGTCTTTGTGTTTTGCTGGCTCCCATTTTACATGATGAACATTGTCAATTTGATATTTATACTGCCAGAAGACCCTGTGCTGGTAGGGGTGTACTTCTTTGTGGTGGTCCTGTCCTATGCAAACAGCTGTGCCAACCCCATTCTTTATGGATTTCTTTCTGACAACTTCAAGCAGAGTTTTCAGAAAGTCCTTTGCCTCCGAAAGGGCAATGGTGTAGAGGATGGTGACCCCATTGAACACAGGCAAGAAAACAGCAGTCGCTTGCAGGAATCCATGTTAACCCAGAGAAATATTGAATTCAATGGACATATGCAGACTAGCAAGGTGTAA